The sequence GTTGAACtttttttaagtttgtgaacttttctcTCAAAACCGCTGTACGTTTCTAAATTCACAATtttataaaagtaaaataaaataaatggaaaaataAATATTGCGGCCATACTAGTTCATGTGGAGTTAACGCAAAGAAAATCACAAGTGGTCGATTGGTCTTGTGGTAAGCTAAGCTCGAACAAGTCTTGGGTTGGCGATCGATCGGAGTTCGATTTCTGACCACGTTTCTATCAAATTTTTGGTGATTTCTGTTCGCTACCTTGCACGGGCCGGCCCATCAAGGTGCTGCAGCGGGCGCCAGGAACCTgttcgggcgcttaaggcgccgaacaGGACCTCCCTGTGGAGACTGGGGTAATCTAGAGAAACCGAAGGGGCAACTTTCAATCGATCAAACTACCGTTGCGTTTTTTAGAAGAATCGATTGAGCAGAGCCCAATAATTAGGAACGATTGAACGcacccagcccagcccagcccagcaaACCATCGATGCGCCCAACCCAACAAACCATCGCCCAGCTCAGCCCGTCCTACCAGCTTTCGGCCCGAGAAAAGAAAACCCGTCCAGCTGATAGCGGCGTGCCGTCACCGATGTCGGCCTGCGAATGATCGGCCACGTCAAAACACTCTTAGAAGACGAATCAGTGTTTTCTGCCACTGTCAAAATTGTGATGCGTTGCAAAGTGTCATGTTTTATAAAATAGTGCCTTTTCAAGAGTTTATGATGCTAAAATGATGGTTCTGTGTATTTTACTCCCAATTTCCACCAGCAAAGCGTGCAACACGGCCGCGCGAGTAGGTACAGTACGTTGGAGCGTGCAACACGACCGAGCTGGACCGCTGGAGGGTGTCAAATCGCGCGCCGATACAATGCACCGGTACGGTGGGTAATAAATCTCCATCTGCACGTACGTCGACAATGGCATCTGGCCGTGCATGCCTCACGACTTGCTTTGTCTATCACCACGTACTGCTAGTACAAGAACTCTCCGGAAGGATGAAAGGACCAGCCCGCCAGGATGCAGTGCGAAACAAACAAATGGCTGCAATTTCTTGTGGAAAAAGAATAATGCTCTCACGTACGATTGCATGACCCTTGATCCGCAACCACAAGCTCATCATCTCCTGCGCCCGGCCTCGCGTGTATAAATACAGCGCCATCTTCCTGCACCAAGCAATGCAAGCTCTCATCTCCATCTCCAGGCTACTTGCGTACGCAGGCACGTCGGCGGTGAGAAGAAGATATGGCTGCAATGGCGACGACGGTGTTCCAGGCGGGGCCAATGGAGGTGGATGTGAAGCACGTGGACAAGAGCATGATCCCGAACCTGGCCAAACCGTTGATGGTGGTGACGCCCAAGGAGGCCGGCGCGTACCCCGTCATCGTCTTCCTGCACGGCTGGAACATGGTCAACAGCTGGTACGAGCAGCTCCTCACACACGTCGCCTCCCATGGTTTCATCGCCGTCGCACCACAGGTCCATCATCTCCTGCTAATTACTCCCTTTATCTCATAATACAAGAGTGATTTCTGATACTACACTAGTATAAAAAAACACTTTTATTTTATGGAACAGAGGAAGTAAATATCAGTCTATATATCATCGTCTGACTAACTACTACCAGCTTGCCATGCCAACAGCTCTACTGGATGGTGGCCGAGCACGATGCAGACGACGAGGCTTGCTCCGGTGCTCCCCCTAACCTAATTTTGGAGGGGTATTTTTGTTTCCGTGATTTTGTTTTTTTCTGGTCCGCCGTAGCCCAGATCCAAGCCCTGTCTAGCCCTGCCAAGCCCTGTATAGCCCAGACCGTATACGTACAGTACCTGGTCCGAAAAAAAAAACATCACACGACCCCACGATCACGTAGGACCTGCCGGATCCAATCATTCACGCAGCTCCATCAACTCGCGAGCATTCACGCAGCTCCATAATTCACGCGGTAGATCTCCAGCGGGGCGCGCAGGGCTAtctcgtcgccggcgatctcgtcggACAGCGGGCGCGGCAACATCGTGAATCTCTAGCGCTCACAGGTACCGCATCCTGCATCCCCCCACACCCCTCTAGTCTCGCTCGCGGCAACATGAACGAACTGCCGCCGTCAGAGATAGTGGTTAGCCTAGCGGGGAGGGAAACCTACCTACCCGGCGGCGTATGCAATCGTGGATCTTGTTCCGGTAGTGCTGCTCCTCGTGATCTGGGTTTCTTTAGTGTAGGGTTCACGTAGTGTCGGTAGCCGTCGGCTGTGTCCACCAGGACTATCATTATTTCATGTGGCGGCTAACCTAGGTTTCCGGCGGCAGAGGTAATCACAGATCTAGCTAGGTTTTGTAGTGCTGCTCCTTGCGATTGAAAGTGATCACTATGGGTGTCGTGGCCATCTTCCTGACTTGGTTTGGCAGATCTGAACGACCTCGGTTGGGGTTGTTTACATAACATCCGTGATCGTGAGCTATGTGTAGATATTTCATCATTGATAATGTTTTCATCATttgttgtaggaaatggcggacgaggagttaactgatatggtggtagacatggagtttggagaactgatgaaaAACTGGATAGAAGAatggtcagatgatgaaaattcagatcttGGAAATCAGTCAGAGAATGGGAACGGATGGGAAAATTTGAATGTGAGTGGCATTAccatgttgtaattttttggtgcCATCCTACAACATTATATTTTTGTGTTGAAAATTTGTAGATGGATGAGCATGATGATGGTCAGGAAAACAATTCGGAGCTCTCAAATGAAGATTGCATTAGTCAGGTGCGTAAGTGAAAAAATTTATTGGCATGCAAATTGAATTCAttctggaatattatatgataagtaattatgtatttgtgttgtatttttcagttcattttcgaatgtcataatgcgtacgactattacCGTGAATCCGACGCGGAGACAGGCCTTAATGACGAATCATCAAATGCACCTGATTCTGGGGATTCGCAGTCGTCGGTCACCATCAGTGAGGTACTtgtgtaatcaatgttctatgAAAGTAATGTTAAACCATACAAAACAGTTTTCATGGCTATGttttgattgtgtaggtgacagaaGATGGTGGGGTAATgaatgtccaagatactgccagtgcaggtgataagagggatatgttcatgcagataatggaCATGACTTTTATGACTCACGAtgctgcgtatgatttctacaacagctatgctagagCTAATGGTTTCAGCATTAGGAAGAATAAGGTCAGGTATACCAAAACCGAGGCACATCTTATGCGTTATAGGAAGTTTGTTTGTTCCAGACAAGGGAAACGTGACAGCaagttgctaaccgaggaaggGCACAGCCGTCGGCTCAGAGCCGAGACACGCTGCTTTTGCGAAGCACACCTGACTgtcaagcttgaccaaaagcgtggggtttggtatgttgcaagttttgaggacaagcatagccatatgttggcaggaccggatgaggtaccttttctttggtcccatagaaaaatcaaagagtttcagaatcatgagataatgtccatgggagctgcagggattagaattcacgacatgatggattccctcatcagcaaacatgtatggtatggcggtgttggttttaccaggcgtgaaatatacaacctttgtgccagggagaagaggaagctgctttcaaaaggtgatgctgccacatccataggcatcatggccagtaggaaacagagggatcctagcttctttttcgagtacatgctagataaggaaggacacttgaataggatgttctggtgtgactcctagtctcgtcatgactatgaggactttggcgacgtgcttgtatttgacaACACGCACAAGATGAACcgctatggtatgccattcataccttttgttggtcttaacaatcaccggaagaccactgtttttggtttcggacgagaccgaacagacatacgtgtggctgctgcagacttttttgaggtccatgtgtcaaaagatgccgaagagtgtaatcacagacgccgacgctgcgatgatcaaggcaattcgcaaagtcttgccagacgtgtggcaccgtatatgtacgtggcatatagaaaaaaatatgaagattcacctcagtcccaagtccttgaaggagttccgaacccttctgtactacagcacgtccacagccacgtttgaggagagatggcacgcgtttaccaaaagatggcagtcggaaaaaacagtaacatggttgagacggatgtataagaagaggagactgtgggccgcggcttatctgacagaggggttttggcttggcatgaaaagcaaccagcggagtgaaagcctaaactcatgccttcacctccacctagacggtgaaatgaccctggtggatatgattttgcattatgagaacgccgttgtacgtatccgtgaaaacgaggcgcgagatgattgcacggcctcacagagtttaccggtgccagttactagctcgagggaacttgagatagctgcttctcacgtcttcactccagcaaacttctatatgttggaagatgatcttagaaaaattgatggcatggagattgtagaaattaagctgggagacggatcacagcagtacatcgtggcctggaagaataaccggaGTAGCCGTTTTTGGGTGGAGTATACAACAGTAAATTCCACAGAACCTATACGGTGCAGCTGTagaagaatgattcgaaagggtctaccttgcaaACACATATTCCACGTACTGAAGTACTTGAACATAtttgaaataccaaagtgtttagttcttgttcGGTTCACGAAACAAGCAAGGTTGGGACTGCCTGCGAGGCGCACAAGCGATCTGTTGGGATATGGTTGGACTGGGGCAAaggaaagaatgaaatatagccaggGTAGTGTGTTAGCTTCAGAAGCTATGCATGCGGCATGCAAACACCCagctttgtgggatcagttacagAATAGTTTGAAGGCTGTGATAGCTAAGAGTCATGAGTATGATCTGCTACAGGAAAATTTGAGCAACAATATAAATGACTTCAGTAAGTGTGCGGTTGAATATGTAgacgatggtgaaggcaacatggtcgcagttaaagatcctatgaaagtgtcaagcaaaggtgcaacaaaggtagatgagaaccgccctgtctcgaaaaatggtagaccactctcttttgatgagttgaaaacccgatgcggcgcttgcaaattgctaggacacactaaacgtagcaagaaatgcaaactaaatcaGAAGTAAGTGTTTGTATGCATTCTGGATTATTGAAAAAAATTATCATTCATTAACTTATCTTGTCTTCTATGATGTGCAGAACAGTGGAGAAGGAAGAAGTGTAGAACACTTGCTTCAATTTTTTACGGATAAATCGAGTGAACATGGCAGTATATCCTTTTCACATTATGGCATCAATTTTAGTTCAACGTTTAACATCGTGTTTGGATCCTATATATATCTTCTATacctaaatagctagcccccactactagattTGTCTACACATGCGTGCTTCCACATCACCTCAATTATTTACAGCCTTCCGATCAAAATTGTGTGGCATCAAGGAATCATGCATGTGCTCATAAGTTACTTTTTGCATTAATGTAAATTATGCCACCTCATTGGTCATGCATGTCTTATTTtcccaatgcatgcatgcattttttgcATTAACCTATCAACTCAAACAACGCCACTTCATCAATCATGTCTTCTATTTGTGgggatttttttttctcttttataCATCATTTTTGCCACACACACTTCTTTTAAGTTTTATCATTTTTAACATGTAAAACTCTTACATTTAATTTCATTGGTTTTAAGCACTAATTT comes from Triticum aestivum cultivar Chinese Spring chromosome 5B, IWGSC CS RefSeq v2.1, whole genome shotgun sequence and encodes:
- the LOC123114994 gene encoding chlorophyllase-2-like — encoded protein: MAAMATTVFQAGPMEVDVKHVDKSMIPNLAKPLMVVTPKEAGAYPVIVFLHGWNMVNSWYEQLLTHVASHGFIAVAPQLYWMVAEHDADDEACSGAPPNLILEGPDPSPV